One window from the genome of Podospora pseudocomata strain CBS 415.72m chromosome 1 map unlocalized CBS415.72m_1.2, whole genome shotgun sequence encodes:
- a CDS encoding uncharacterized protein (COG:A; EggNog:ENOG503P5Y6) encodes MSFFKKLAKDLEQDFKSLGLGSDKKEEKPPTPSGGNYPPPQNQGYGSPSPNPHYPPPQHQQHQSYSSPPPPQHEQQNRDFAPPQNVGPRPPPPYQPPTDKPPIPSGWVPRWDDRYQRWYSEADAEEATGRTQWEAPAYDAAGHGSDGTRAHGSGGYGGHQTYASPAGYGGGGYAPPAGYGGGGYQPQGYGAPPYAQGEHKEKKGSNAMAIAGGVAAGAIGGALLANALNDSDSDSDHGGNSGGYAPAAAAAAAAAPAAGPTYVTNNYYYGDESPAPPPAAYDEPAGYGDVPPGHIPTHNAYGEEIDSSDRESLKEAREAYEEALEDAASSSASSSDLEELEEARQEYQEEYEEAYYDED; translated from the exons AtgtccttcttcaagaagctCGCAAAGGATCTCGAACAGGACTTCAAAAGTCTTGGACTGGGGTccgacaagaaggaggagaagcctcccactcccagcGGCG GAAActatcctccccctcaaaatcaGGGATATGGCagtccctcccccaacccccattatccacctccccagcaccagcagcatcaaagCTACTCgagccctcctcctcctcagcacgAACAGCAGAACCGTGACTTTGCCCCTCCCCAGAATGTAGGCCCacgcccgccgccgccctaCCAACCCCCTACGGACAAGCCGCCCATCCCCTCCGGCTGGGTTCCTCGTTGGGATGACCGTTACCAGCGCTGGTACT CGGAAgcagatgccgaggaggctaCGGGCCGTACCCAATGGGAGGCACCGGCTTATGACGCTGCAGGTCATGGCTCTGACGGCACTCGTGCCCATGGTTCGGGAGGCTATGGTGGACACCAGACATATGCGTCCCCCGCTGGgtatggcggtggtggttatgCGCCCCCCGCTGGgtatggcggcggtggctaCCAGCCTCAAGGATATGGTGCCCCCCCGTATGCCCAAGGCGAacacaaggagaagaagggcagcAACGCGATGGCCATCGCCGGTGGTGTCGCTGCCGGAGCCATTGGTGGTGCTTTGCTGGCTAATGCCCTCA ATGACTCCGACTCTGATTCTGATCATGGCGGCAACTCGGGTGGCTatgctcctgctgctgctgctgccgccgccgccgctcctgctgctggcccCACGTATGTGACCAACAATTACTACTATGGCGACGAGAGTCCAGCTCCCCCCCCGGCTGCTTATGATGAGCCCGCTGGATACGGCGATGTCCCACCTGGTCACATCCCTACCCATAACGCATACGGCGAGGAAATTGACAGCAGTGATCGCGAGTCGCTCAAGGAAGCGCGTGAAGCTTATGAGGAGGCTCTGGAAGATGCCGCTTCGAGCAGTGCCAGCAGTAGTGACCTGGAAGAGCTCGAGGAAGCGAGACAGGAGTACCAGGAGGAATATGAGGAGGCCTACTATGACGAGGACTAG
- a CDS encoding uncharacterized protein (EggNog:ENOG503P4AA; COG:S) yields MGVHAHEHCLKMARREDGTPWWSAFPEPSSSPVKITWSEVARLLQDRDQSQPREFLLVDTRRTDCIGGIIQGSLNIPAHSFYLMRAMLYDLCKQAGIKRIVFYCGSSNGRGPRCAAWMQDYINSVSDGSGSDYESDSGCSAEMTTQVMVGGIRGWVKAYGGKMMEGYDEKTWEHPKPDEETC; encoded by the exons ATGGGAGTCCACGCCCACGAACATTGCCTCAAAATGGCCCGGCGGGAAGACGGGACACCGTGGTGGTCAGCTTTTCCAGAGCCCAGTTCATCACCGGTCAAGATAACCTGGTCTGAGGTCGCCCGGCTTCTTCAAGACCGAGACCAGTCTCAACCCCGTGAGTTCCTGTTGGTCGACACCCGGCGAACAGACTGCATCGGAGGAATCATCCAGGGGTCCCTGAACATTCCGGCTCACAGTTTCTACTTGATGAGAGCGATGCTGTATGATTTGTGCAAACAGGCGGGTATCAAGAGGATAGTCTTCTATTGTG GCTCCTCCAACGGCCGAGGACCAAGATGCGCCGCTTGGATGCAGGACTATATCAATTCTGTTTCTGACGGGTCTGGTTCCGACTACGAATCTGACTCGGGGTGCTCGGCGGAGATGACCACgcaggtgatggtgggtggaATCCGAGGATGGGTCAAGGCGTATGGCGGAAAGATGATGGAAGGGTACGACGAAAAGACCTGGGAGCACCCGAAGCCTGATGAGGAGACCTGTTGA
- the SMG1 gene encoding Serine/threonine-protein kinase smg1 (COG:A; EggNog:ENOG503P71Q), whose protein sequence is MAPAQPELKKYLDKRLFVQLNGSRKVIGVLRGYDVFLNIVMDDAVEEKDGGEKVKLGMVVIRGNSVVMLEALERIGGDDRGGHRG, encoded by the exons ATGGCTCCCGCGCAACCAGAGCTCAAGAAG TATCTTGACAAGCGTCTCTTCGTCCAGCTCAACGGCAGCCGCAAGGTCATTGGCGTCCTGCGCGGATACGAT GTCTTTTTAAACATTGTAATGGACGATGcggtcgaggagaaggatggcgGTGAGAAGGTCAAGCTCGGCATGGTG GTCATTCGCGGAAACTCAGTTGTCATGCTTGAAGCGCTCGAGAGAATTGGCGGCGACGACAGGGGAGGACACCGCGGCTAA
- a CDS encoding uncharacterized protein (EggNog:ENOG503P2RC; COG:S), whose protein sequence is MSTFASKRKARVIQTFDDDVDDLSLSKSNGTDEQKASEPTAPARIKFRSKPAKSSALRKSVHVADEDSGTARALSTATTTGDDEDADSGAPVVVRPALGRAGSTKQKKRPTAASRLSFGGAEEAGAEEPSAGEKPFTPKKTLGQRALENNALRRSASLQNLAGTLPMRFGGGDEDRPKYSKEYLEELQSSTPATPANVQIVDDVDAMDLDPSELDGALVVQAASSTDLVSQGPAAAAHVLSAAEIRERKDRRARLARESVAADFVSLDSGSDSEFPQQSSSRVVIPSQKKKKSDTRLIREDEDLGEGYDDYVQDDPLALGKKAERDAARRHRAEIAELINAAESDAESDDSEAERRAAYEAAQRRAGMDGLHKPEEDEENIAGDAVPRMKPLPKLNEVLKRMNEIVQGLEHEFKQKQVVVQSLEKEREGIEKREKEVQEILNQAGAKYQAVVAGAANGGGGGVSPVVPGDVAKLVQESISGSAVGQSPLRPLPPGLAGDMPMERGLESFGTPTRKPQDDDEMMD, encoded by the exons ATGAGCACCTTTGCCTCCAAGCGCAAAGCGCGCGTTATCCAGACCTTTGACGACGATGTAGATGACTTGAGCCTATCAAAATCCAACGGGACGGACGAGCAGAAAGCATCTG AACCAACTGCCCCCGCGCGCATCAAATTCCGATCGAAACCAGCCAAATCGTCGGCCCTACGAAAAAGCGTCCATGTCGCCGACGAGGACAGCGGTACCGCTCGCGCGCTGTCAACGGCGACAACCACtggagatgacgaggacgccGACTCTGGCGCGCCAGTGGTGGTTCGGCCGGCCCTGGGTCGGGCTGGgtcaacaaaacaaaagaaacgaCCAACGGCAGCGTCACGGCTCTCTTTTGGGGGCGCCGAAGAGGCCGGGGCCGAGGAACCATCAGCAGGCGAGAAGCCATTCACGCCCAAAAAGACACTGGGTCAGCGCGCGCTGGAAAACAATGCCCTCCGAAGATCCGCCTCACTCCAAAATCTCGCGGGTACTCTGCCCATGAggtttggcggcggcgacgaaGACCGGCCAAAATACAGCAAGGAGTATCTTGAAGAGCTGCAATCCTCCACACCGGCAACACCTGCAAACGTCCAGATTGTCGACGATGTCGATGCCATGGACCTTGACCCATCTGAGCTTGACGGTGCCCTCGTCGTTCAAGCCGCTTCATCCACCGACCTGGTCTCGCAaggcccagcagcagcggcacaCGTGCTGAGCGCAGCCGAAATCCGCGAGCGCAAAGACCGACGAGCCCGGTTAGCCCGTGAAAGCGTCGCGGCCGATTTCGTCTCCCTCGACTCCGGCTCCGACTCGGAATTTCCCCAGCAATCCTCCTCCCGGGTGgtcatcccctcccaaaagaaaaagaagtctGACACGCGATTAATaagagaagacgaggatCTCGGCGAAGGCTACGATGACTATGTTCAGGACGACCCTTTGGCTTTGGGCAAAAAGGCAGAGCGAGATGCTGCAAGACGGCACCGAGCAGAAATTGCAGAGCTGATCAACGCGGCCGAATCAGACGCCGAGTCGGACGACAGCGAAGCAGAGAGGCGAGCTGCCTACGAAGCCGCGCAGCGGAGGGCAGGAATGGACGGCTTGCACAAaccagaggaggatgaggaaaaCATAGCTGGCGATGCGGTGCCGAGGATGAAACCGCTGCCCAAGCTGAACGAGGTTCTCAAGAGGATGAACGAGATTGTCCAGGGCTTGGAGCATGAGTTCAAGCAGAAGCAGGTCGTCGTTCAGAgtttggaaaaggaaagggaggggattGAGAAGCGTGAGAAGGAGGTACAAGAAATCCTGAACCAGGCGGGGGCAAAATAccaggctgttgttgctggggctgcaaacggcggcggtggtggtgtatcCCCTGTTGTGCCAGGCGATGTCGCCAAATTGGTGCAGGAGAGCATCAGCGGCAGCGCAGTGGGACAGTCCCCGTTacgtcctctccctccagGCCTGGCAGGAGACATGCCCATGGAACGAGGTCTCGAGAGCTTCGGGACACCCACCCGGAAACCacaggatgatgatgagatgatggacTAG
- a CDS encoding uncharacterized protein (EggNog:ENOG503P7C4; COG:S), whose protein sequence is MRLLAGLTAAALSGLAAAASQQTADVYILTANQQSSSETPSIPKEVARHILLQRASRQPYGSDLRDIPSSTDTETAVSHIARFGTGPEPLFSQSDKTNAPQLVVILEGVTYQQSHDLKDALSQAGHPAAFRVSDAPSAAANKNLMTLFRQLGSAPSQPCDLAHALNPANEECWSGVSSVVNYDLQNTSSTYSALLASLPQINKLVAASDLEVTLLVLPDSTRSSKINSWSTLAGNPTNNRRRDSGERVITDSTVVWPAPSTPTRSAKVNIQKKAIPACFLSLDACKEATNDCSGHGTCVNKFGTGNATSSDARACFACKCMATVVRRGDEPGTSGKKTVHWGGNMCQKKDVSVPFWLITGFTITIVGAVTFAIGLLFSVGQEQLPGVIGAGVSRGASK, encoded by the exons ATGAGGCTTCTCGCTGGCCTCACAGCAGCGGCTCTGTCTGGGCTTGCGGCGGCCGCGAGCCAGCAGACTGCCGATGTCTACATTTTGACGGCCAACCAACAGAGCTCGAGCGAAACACCAAGCATCCCCAAGGAGGTCGCGCGTCACATCTTGCTTCAGAGA GCATCGAGACAACCATACGGCAGTGACCTGCGCGACATCCCTAGCTCAACCGACACCGAGACCGCTGTCAGCCACATCGCGAGATTCGGCACCGGCCCGGAACCCCTCTTCTCACAGTCCGACAAGACCAATGCCCCACAACTAGTTGTCATTCTCGAAGGCGTTACATACCAGCAGAGCCATGATCTCAAGGACGCCCTTTCACAGGCAggccatcctgctgcgttcCGCGTCTCAGACGCCCCCTCGGCTGCCGCCAACAAGAATCTCATGACGCTTTTCCGGCAGTTGGGATCCGCTCCTTCCCAGCCTTGTGACCTGGCCCACGCCCTCAACCCTGCTAATGAGGAGTGCTGGAGTGGTGTTTCCTCGGTGGTCAACTATGACCTACAAAAT ACTTCCTCCACCTACTCGGCCCTTCTCGCCTCCCTTCCTCAGATCAACAAGCTGGTGGCTGCTTCCGATCTCGAGGTGACCCTCCTAGTTCTCCCCGATTCTACCCGTTCCTCCAAGATCAACTCGTGGTCCACCCTTGCCGGcaaccccaccaacaaccgcCGTCGTGACTCTGGAGAAAGGGTCATCACCGACAGCACCGTTGTTTGGCCGGCTCCTTCCACCCCGACCCGTTCCGCAAAGGTCAACatccagaagaaggccaTCCCTGCCTGCTTCCTTTCTTTGGACGCCTGTAAGGAGGCCACCAATGACTGCTCTGGCCACGGGACATGTGTCAATAAGTTTGGCACCGGCAACGCCACCTCGTCTGATGCCAGGGCATGCTTTGCCTGCAAGTGCATGGCCACCGTCGTCCGCCGCGGCGACGAACCTGGCACCTCGGGCAAGAAGACTGTCCACTGGGGCGGCAACATGTGCCAGAAGAAGGACGTCAGCGTGCCATTCTGGTTGATCACTGGTTTCACCATTACCATTGTTGGTGCCGTTACTTTTGCCATTGGCCTGCTGTTTAGCGTCGGTCAGGAACAGCTGCCGGGTGTCATTGGTGCTGGTGTGAGCAGGGGGGCGTCCAAATAA